Proteins from a genomic interval of Danio rerio strain Tuebingen ecotype United States chromosome 4, GRCz12tu, whole genome shotgun sequence:
- the LOC110439622 gene encoding NLR family CARD domain-containing protein 3-like isoform X1 has product MAEERVKDSLSEKHSVRSGSRVSSSVSLKSDNSKGGRPPNFRGKTPSSVKRFFHLGKSKHPPLNLGEKTPSSAESFQYELPDSRNKTHRSQKSFRGHLQKIFENLESKIIKFVKKELKNFRKILQNENRQEFVKEFNENSSGITEAALDLTLFFLREMKQDQAADTLQGELLYINQLKCSLKKKYQSVFEGIAQQGDSTLLNNIYTDLYITQGASEQVNTEHEIRQIEAVSRRHQSLEIQVECKHLFEAAEQDDQIRTVLTKGVAGIGKSVSVQKFVLDWAEGKENQDISFIFPLPFREMNLKEKERQSLKDLITQFFPETEGLNLTRSTRFKVLFILDGLDECRLPLNFAGNETCRDVSSAVSLDVLLTNLIKGNLLPSALIWITSRPAAARKIPADCIDRLTEIRGFNDAQKEEYFRKRLTDQNQAREIIDHIKQSKSLFIMCHIPVLCWISATVLQNILKLKHRAHAETLQESPKTLTQMYTHFLRFQIQQSRRKYDGENTADVSWDPNLILSLGKLAFQQLDRNNVIFYESDLKDCGIDVYKASVYSGMCTQIFKEETGIILGTMYCFLHLSIQEFIAALYQHLILDNNKKQAEKSRNKVMINLLKTAVDKALESENGHLDLYLRFLLSLSLQSNRQLLRGLLTQQDDSDQSKEEIIAYIKQKLEGNLSPERSINLFYCLNELNDQTLLKEIQSHLRRGSLSSARLSPAQWSALVFVLLTSEEELEEFELQKFQRSDECLIRLSAVIKTSKRAQ; this is encoded by the exons GTTTTTTCATTTAGGGAAGTCAAAACATCCTCCATTAAACCTCGgagagaaaacaccatcatctgccgaaag TTTTCAATATGAGTTACCAGATTCAAGAAACAAGACTCACAGAAGCCAAAAGAGTTTCAGGGGCCATCTCCAGAAGATCTTCGAG aatcTTGAGAGTAAAATTATCAAGTTTGTTAAGAAAGAACTGAAAAACTTCAGGAAAATCTTACAAAATGAAAACAGACAGGAGTTTGTAAAGGAGTTTAATGAGAACAGTAGCGGAAtcacagaagcagctcttgatctcacactcttcttcctgagagagatgaagcaagATCAAGCTGCTGATACTCTCCAGG gTGAGCTGCTCTAcattaatcagcttaaatgtagcctgaagaagaaatatcaaagtgtgtttgaaggaattgctcagcagggagactccacacttctgaataacatctacacagatctctatatcactcagggtgcgagtgaacaggtcaacactgaacatgagatcagacagattgaagctgtttccagacgtcatcagtcactagagatacaggttgaatgcaaacatttgtttgaagcagctgaacaagacgatcagatcagaactgtcctgacaaaaggagttgccggcatcgggaaatcagtctctgtgcaaaagtttgttctggattgggctgaagggaaagaaaatcaagacatcagcttcatatttcctcttccattcagagagatgaacttaaaggagaaagaaagacaaagtttaaaagacctcataactcagtttttcccagagactgaaggactgaaccttacaagaagcacacgattcaaagtgctgttcatccttgatggattggatgaatgtcgtcttcctctgaactttgctggtaatgagacgtgtcgtgatgtatcttcagcagtctctctggatgttctcctgacgaacctcatcaagggaaatctgcttccttctgctctcatctggatcaccagcagaccagcagctgccagaaagattcctgctgactgtatcgaccggctgacagagatacgaggattcaatgatgcccaaaaggaggagtacttcagaaagagactcacagatcagaatcaggccagagaaatcattgatcacattaaacagtcaaagagtctctttattatgtgccacatcccagtcctctgctggatttcagccactgttctccagaacatactgaaactgaaacacagggctcatgctgaaacactgcaggaatctcccaagactctaacacagatgtacacacactttctccgctttcagatccagcagagcagaagaaagtatgatggagaaaacacagcagatgtctcctgggatccaaacctcatcctttcactggggaaactggccttccagcagctggacagaaacaatgtgatcttctatgagagcgatctgaaagactgtggcattgacgtctataaggcatcagtgtactcaggcatgtgtacccagatctttaaggaggagacgggaatcattcttggtaccatgtactgctttcttcacctgagcattcaggagttcattgcagccctttatcaacatCTGATACTAGACAACAACAAGAAACAAGCagaaaaaagcagaaataaagTCATGATTAACTTGCTGAAGACAGCAGTAgacaaggctctggaaagtgagaatggacatctggaccttTACCTTCGCTTTCTTCTCAGTCTGTCACTCCAGTCTAATCGACAActcttacgaggcctgttgacacagcaggatgacagtgaccagagcaaagaggaaataattgcctacatcaagcagaaacttgaagggaatctgtctccagagagatccatcaatctgttctactgtctgaatgaacttAATGATCAAACTCtgctgaaagagattcagtctcacctcagaagaggaagtctgtcatctgctcgcctttcacctgcccagtggtctgctctggtctttgtgttgttgacctcagaggaggagctggaggagtttgagcttcagaaatttcagagatcagacgagtgtctcatcagactatcagcagtcatcaaaacCTCCAAAAGAGCTCAGTAA
- the LOC110439622 gene encoding NLR family CARD domain-containing protein 3-like isoform X2: MKQDQAADTLQGELLYINQLKCSLKKKYQSVFEGIAQQGDSTLLNNIYTDLYITQGASEQVNTEHEIRQIEAVSRRHQSLEIQVECKHLFEAAEQDDQIRTVLTKGVAGIGKSVSVQKFVLDWAEGKENQDISFIFPLPFREMNLKEKERQSLKDLITQFFPETEGLNLTRSTRFKVLFILDGLDECRLPLNFAGNETCRDVSSAVSLDVLLTNLIKGNLLPSALIWITSRPAAARKIPADCIDRLTEIRGFNDAQKEEYFRKRLTDQNQAREIIDHIKQSKSLFIMCHIPVLCWISATVLQNILKLKHRAHAETLQESPKTLTQMYTHFLRFQIQQSRRKYDGENTADVSWDPNLILSLGKLAFQQLDRNNVIFYESDLKDCGIDVYKASVYSGMCTQIFKEETGIILGTMYCFLHLSIQEFIAALYQHLILDNNKKQAEKSRNKVMINLLKTAVDKALESENGHLDLYLRFLLSLSLQSNRQLLRGLLTQQDDSDQSKEEIIAYIKQKLEGNLSPERSINLFYCLNELNDQTLLKEIQSHLRRGSLSSARLSPAQWSALVFVLLTSEEELEEFELQKFQRSDECLIRLSAVIKTSKRAQ; the protein is encoded by the exons atgaagcaagATCAAGCTGCTGATACTCTCCAGG gTGAGCTGCTCTAcattaatcagcttaaatgtagcctgaagaagaaatatcaaagtgtgtttgaaggaattgctcagcagggagactccacacttctgaataacatctacacagatctctatatcactcagggtgcgagtgaacaggtcaacactgaacatgagatcagacagattgaagctgtttccagacgtcatcagtcactagagatacaggttgaatgcaaacatttgtttgaagcagctgaacaagacgatcagatcagaactgtcctgacaaaaggagttgccggcatcgggaaatcagtctctgtgcaaaagtttgttctggattgggctgaagggaaagaaaatcaagacatcagcttcatatttcctcttccattcagagagatgaacttaaaggagaaagaaagacaaagtttaaaagacctcataactcagtttttcccagagactgaaggactgaaccttacaagaagcacacgattcaaagtgctgttcatccttgatggattggatgaatgtcgtcttcctctgaactttgctggtaatgagacgtgtcgtgatgtatcttcagcagtctctctggatgttctcctgacgaacctcatcaagggaaatctgcttccttctgctctcatctggatcaccagcagaccagcagctgccagaaagattcctgctgactgtatcgaccggctgacagagatacgaggattcaatgatgcccaaaaggaggagtacttcagaaagagactcacagatcagaatcaggccagagaaatcattgatcacattaaacagtcaaagagtctctttattatgtgccacatcccagtcctctgctggatttcagccactgttctccagaacatactgaaactgaaacacagggctcatgctgaaacactgcaggaatctcccaagactctaacacagatgtacacacactttctccgctttcagatccagcagagcagaagaaagtatgatggagaaaacacagcagatgtctcctgggatccaaacctcatcctttcactggggaaactggccttccagcagctggacagaaacaatgtgatcttctatgagagcgatctgaaagactgtggcattgacgtctataaggcatcagtgtactcaggcatgtgtacccagatctttaaggaggagacgggaatcattcttggtaccatgtactgctttcttcacctgagcattcaggagttcattgcagccctttatcaacatCTGATACTAGACAACAACAAGAAACAAGCagaaaaaagcagaaataaagTCATGATTAACTTGCTGAAGACAGCAGTAgacaaggctctggaaagtgagaatggacatctggaccttTACCTTCGCTTTCTTCTCAGTCTGTCACTCCAGTCTAATCGACAActcttacgaggcctgttgacacagcaggatgacagtgaccagagcaaagaggaaataattgcctacatcaagcagaaacttgaagggaatctgtctccagagagatccatcaatctgttctactgtctgaatgaacttAATGATCAAACTCtgctgaaagagattcagtctcacctcagaagaggaagtctgtcatctgctcgcctttcacctgcccagtggtctgctctggtctttgtgttgttgacctcagaggaggagctggaggagtttgagcttcagaaatttcagagatcagacgagtgtctcatcagactatcagcagtcatcaaaacCTCCAAAAGAGCTCAGTAA